In Desulfurobacterium indicum, a single window of DNA contains:
- a CDS encoding NADH-quinone oxidoreductase subunit B — MAEKDKHTTEPMIKPKVVPPVVQFAVAEKFIEMCRSLSIWPMAFGLACCSLEMMAAGMSRFDLARFGSEVFRPSPRQADLMIVPGTISKKMAPAIVRLYEQMPHPKWVIAFGSCAISGGPFVFKGQYGIIEGIDKLIPVDVYVPGCPPRPEALFEAIFKLQELISGKRWWPEPPKEVK; from the coding sequence ATGGCCGAGAAAGATAAACATACAACAGAACCAATGATAAAACCGAAAGTTGTTCCTCCAGTTGTCCAGTTTGCTGTAGCGGAAAAGTTTATTGAAATGTGCCGCTCTCTATCTATATGGCCTATGGCCTTCGGCCTTGCGTGTTGTTCTCTTGAAATGATGGCAGCTGGAATGAGCAGATTTGACCTTGCAAGGTTTGGTTCTGAGGTATTCAGGCCATCTCCAAGACAGGCAGATCTTATGATAGTGCCGGGAACCATCTCAAAGAAAATGGCTCCTGCGATCGTAAGACTTTACGAACAGATGCCTCATCCTAAATGGGTCATAGCTTTCGGAAGTTGCGCTATATCAGGAGGGCCTTTCGTTTTCAAAGGTCAGTACGGCATAATAGAAGGTATAGATAAACTTATCCCCGTCGATGTTTATGTTCCGGGATGTCCTCCAAGGCCTGAAGCACTCTTTGAAGCAATTTTCAAACTTCAAGAACTTATAAGCGGTAAACGCTGGTGGCCAGAACCTCCAAAGGAGGTTAAATAA
- a CDS encoding NADH-quinone oxidoreductase subunit C, with amino-acid sequence MENFLIGIDIKIIEDERLKGSKKQILIDPQNIREVTKRFRENGYFLEDVMSMEFKECFHLLYRFNHFENPGTITVRTSIEKEPAEIESISDIYPGALWHEREVYEFFGINFKGHPDLKPLLLPAEDFEGNPLRKDEKSAKSIKDIFPMFFEESEQEESEGKEEQS; translated from the coding sequence ATGGAAAATTTCCTTATCGGAATTGACATAAAGATTATTGAAGATGAAAGGCTAAAGGGAAGCAAAAAGCAGATTCTTATAGACCCGCAAAACATAAGAGAAGTTACAAAAAGATTCAGAGAGAACGGTTATTTTCTTGAAGACGTAATGTCCATGGAATTTAAAGAGTGTTTTCACCTTCTTTACAGATTCAATCACTTTGAAAATCCCGGGACAATTACAGTAAGAACATCTATAGAAAAAGAACCTGCAGAAATAGAATCTATTTCCGACATATATCCCGGTGCTCTGTGGCATGAAAGAGAAGTATACGAATTCTTCGGAATAAACTTTAAAGGACATCCGGATCTAAAGCCACTGCTTCTTCCCGCTGAAGACTTTGAAGGAAACCCTCTAAGAAAAGACGAAAAGAGCGCTAAGTCTATTAAAGACATTTTCCCGATGTTCTTTGAGGAATCAGAGCAAGAAGAATCTGAAGGTAAAGAGGAGCAATCCTGA
- a CDS encoding NADH-quinone oxidoreductase subunit D, which translates to MEFWKEDFYSRKFAEKKRDDTIIVNMGPQHPATHGVLRVLVELYGEYIVRSECVLGYLHRMQEKMGEVKTFPQFYPNTGRLDYAHALAWNWAYVGAVEKLAGIEVPERAEYIRVITTELNRISSHLLWWGVYLLDLGAFTPVMYAFEDREILLDILQKITGSRLTYTYFRFGGVFQDIDSKFIEQTKTFCKRMRSRLNLYRDFVTENIIFRKRVEGVGVFSKDLITKYGATGPVARGSGIKYDVRKAEPYGVYDKFDFEIPVEESGDCLARYMVRMKEIEQSLNIIEQALEGLPEGDFRNKKAPKILKPPPGEAYFSVESARGKVGIYVVSDGGLNPYRVKLRSPTYSNLSLLNEASEGMLLADYVATLGSLDLVIPEIDK; encoded by the coding sequence ATGGAATTCTGGAAAGAGGACTTTTATTCAAGAAAGTTTGCTGAAAAGAAAAGGGACGATACGATAATCGTTAATATGGGACCTCAGCATCCGGCAACACACGGTGTGTTGAGAGTTTTAGTAGAACTTTATGGTGAGTATATCGTTCGCAGTGAATGTGTTCTCGGGTATCTCCACAGAATGCAGGAAAAGATGGGAGAAGTTAAAACTTTCCCTCAGTTTTATCCAAACACTGGAAGATTGGACTATGCCCACGCCCTTGCATGGAATTGGGCATATGTAGGAGCTGTTGAAAAGTTAGCCGGTATAGAAGTTCCCGAAAGGGCAGAATACATAAGAGTTATCACTACTGAGCTAAACAGAATATCTTCTCATCTGCTATGGTGGGGCGTTTATTTACTTGACCTTGGAGCCTTCACCCCCGTAATGTATGCTTTTGAAGATAGAGAAATTCTTCTTGATATTTTGCAAAAAATAACAGGTTCAAGATTAACATACACCTATTTCCGCTTTGGCGGTGTATTCCAGGATATAGATTCTAAATTCATAGAACAAACAAAAACGTTCTGTAAGAGGATGCGCTCAAGGCTAAACCTTTACAGAGATTTTGTAACGGAAAATATCATTTTCAGAAAAAGAGTTGAAGGCGTCGGCGTTTTCTCAAAAGATCTCATAACCAAATACGGCGCAACAGGACCGGTTGCAAGAGGTTCAGGCATCAAATACGATGTTAGAAAAGCTGAACCTTACGGAGTTTACGACAAATTTGACTTTGAAATCCCCGTGGAAGAATCAGGAGACTGTTTGGCAAGATACATGGTTAGAATGAAAGAGATAGAGCAGAGTCTAAATATTATAGAACAGGCTTTAGAAGGGCTCCCCGAAGGAGATTTCCGAAATAAAAAAGCACCAAAAATCCTCAAGCCACCACCGGGAGAAGCTTACTTTTCTGTTGAAAGTGCAAGAGGAAAGGTAGGTATCTATGTTGTAAGTGATGGAGGGCTTAATCCTTACAGGGTAAAACTTCGTTCTCCGACATAT